GGTATCTTCCTTTAAGATTTACTAGTTTGCTCTGAAAAATGTAAATGTTTGATTGTACTGGTTTTCTTATGATGTTTATACATTATATATGTATTAGTGAAAAAACATTTCCTacgtgtttaatatttttataataataaaaataataaaattatcattatggttgttgttattataattataaaatttaattaaatatttgtttataattttattataagaagttttatttatttgtatgtagttttataattaaaacaaatgtttaaatttaaaaaacgtaaaattgataaaataattattttaattttaaaattttttatttaaaaaataaaattaaaaaataaatatggaaaaagaatttttttttatacatatatagattttgatgataaaaaacattaaatttgtataaatttatatttaaactcCTGTTGGAGAAGAGAATTAAATGGTTATGGATTGAGATTCTCTATAAatgtatttaacttttatacaaACTCCTCTATAAAATTAGAGAAGGTTTCATAACTATTTAATGGTGGTAAAACTGAAGACTTTTATTATGATAACTTGTTTCCAAGTTGTAAATTTGTAATCAAtctcatattaaaaataagttaaaatacttataatataataatttaatattgtattaaaaatatctttttaatcttttcaattTGGATAACTTTTCTTAAtattgtaagtttttttttttcttttagttcctattttcagaaaataaatttgttaaccCATTGTTATATTTGTTGTTGACGTTGTTACAGTAAACCTTTGTTTAAGTCtgtaattatttaagtttgCATATCGTCTACgtttgaaaagagaaaatttttggattaataatttttatttattttcataaaataactCGTaaagttttttatcttttcaatttgGATAACTTTTCTTAAtattgtaagtttttttttttcttttagttcctattttcagaaaataatttttttaacccatTGTTATATTTGTTGTTGACGTTGTTATAATAAATCTTTGTTTAAGTCTACAATCATTTAAGTCTGCATATCGTAAAAAGAGGAAATTTTcagatcaataattttgtgactttattttcataaaataacaCGTAAAGTCATTTGACTTTATATTAtgttgaattatatatatatatatatatatatatatatatatatatataaaataataagttctTCTGGTAACATATCTCTTGTATCTATCATATTACttatatctttcatatttttacaatttttacaaaattttaacacTCATAGtatttcatattgtaattatatgacccataataattcatattataatataattcttaaaatttcataagttcGCATCACAATTAAGTCTGTATCGAACTTTTAAGATCAAAATGCGGACTGAATTAAATGTTTATTGTAATGTTAATATCAATAATGACATGAAAATATGTTTCTAACTTGTTTTGTTAAATAGTCctccaaaattaaaaatatctctttaaccctttaaatataaaatcgaCATTTTAAGTCCcatgaatttaaaattagtttttatataaaaaaatatatgcgtagtatttaaaagtgttattctacgtattctaaatttgaaataatccatttttattttcaaattttatattattaaagaagTATTAAGGTTACTAAGAAATGTTTAAGTAGAGAAATGTAATGTGGgctttgaaaagatatttttaatattttaatccctaaaaattttaaaaatgaatttaagggtttgaaaagatatttttgaaaaatgaatttcATTATCTTTGTTACATATGTCATTGTTGACATGATGTGTTAATCATGTATgcgtaataatatttttagttcccaaatatcaaaacataatttttgaaatCCAGATTTGGAagagtaaatataaaagtaagcaaaattttaagaaatagagAGACATATTTTAGActaaataaaatacttataaataaaatactaatttaatattacattGAAATCCTGTAATATATTATGccttaaaagtatttttttattatttttgtcagTTGATTACactatgtatatttttttttcaaaaagagcTATTGGACTTAAAGAGGCCCACAAAATCCCAAAACTAAAACCCtaatacgacccaacccactaATTTGCAGCTCTGTATCAAACAGACAACAGAGAAAGGAAAAGGGAGAGCAGTGAGATCGATCAAATGCGAACGATCGAAACGCTGAACAACCTGACAAGAGAGAAACAGTGATCCACAGAATTGTTACCCAGGTGCGTTATGCTTCAATTTGACCTAGAGAAACAATTCCAGTgtcgttttttgtttttgttttttattctaatGTCCAACCATGCGAGTCAACTAGGTTCGAGGATGTGGTAACGGAAGTTTATCCAAACAGGATCAATGAGTCGAATAATGTTTCAAAAATCTCTACAAGCGTAAGTTTAAGTTCTGTTTTTTGTGCTTTCAGGGTGAATTGTTTTATTGGATTAGGCGAACACGATGGGTGTTAAACTATATTGATTTTCCATTCTGAGAGACTGTATCAGAATCAGTTGAGAATGAGTTTGCTTTCAAGAATAAGGCACTGTTTACCCCATGGTTTGTGTAGACAAACTTTTCAGCCAACAGTAGTGCGGCTTAACTCTAGTAACATAAATgttttttcaagaaattttgGTCAACCTGCAAGGAAAGAGGAGGAGGATGTAGAGGAAGTGGAAATTGACCAAAGAAGTCTTCCCGCTGATTTTGATCCTGCTACATTTGATCCCGACGATCATCGAGGTCCTCCGTCAGAAAGAGTTTTCAGGCTTGTTGATGAAATTGCATCTCTTACAGTAGCTGAAGCTGCAGAATTGGGTCTTGTTCTGATGAAGAAAATGGGAGTGAAGGAGATGCCTAATGTGGGATTTATGAAAGCAGGAGCGGGAAATTTGGCTGGAATGGCAGCGAAAGCACCAGCTGCGGCCAAGGAGGAGCAAAAGCCGGAAAAAACTGTGTTTGAATTGAAACTGGAGTCCTACGAAGCggcttccaaaattaaaatcatcAAGGAGGTCCGGGGCTTTACTGATTTAGGTTTGAAGGAAGCGAAGGATTTGGTTGAGAAAACACCTTCTGTTATAAAGAAGGGTGTTTCAAAAGAAGAAGGGGAGAAGATAATGGAGAAACTGAAAGCTCTTGGTGCAAAAGTTGTTATGGAATGATGTATGTTGTTTCATTTTAGCTGTctgaaatttagaaaatttcatAATGATGGCCGAGGACACTGCAAAATTTTGCTGGTGCTGTGTTAATTTTTAGCATGAACTGGAATTTGATTTTATGCAGCTTTGCAACATTATTCTTCTGTTCCTTCTTAATGGAATAATTGTTGTATTCCTACGTACGATACTCATTAACattactttataaataaattagtgtTCTGTAGACCTTTTCGTGTATCAATTGAATTTTGTTGCAGTTACCAGCCACGGACACTTGCAATCTTTGAACTTTTGAACCTTCACACTTGGACCATAAATGAGAACCATCAACCTAGGAAAACCTTATCTGAGTTTAGATAAACAGTACACAGGTTAGTGTATGTCTGGTTTTCAGTTTGAAGGCCCAAAAGTAGCTGTAGAAGGTAAAGTTGACAAACAAATTAATCTCgtttgattttcattttaaccTTAGTTTTACTATCTGCATGTTTGATTTAAAGTTGCAAAATTCAGCGTTCTAATGTATGAACCATCAATGAATCTTTTGTTGCTATAGATGATTTTAATCCAAAGATGCATGACTTTGTCTTGAAGAAGTCACTAAAAAGGGGGAGTTTCACTAACAAACTCAGTATGCAAATAAATTTTAGCAAAATTCAAGTTTACAAACTTTAGTCCTATCATAACCTTAATTAAGTTCATAACCCTCATATTTCTCCCATTTTCTCCAGAACCAAGGTTGAGTAACTGGATTTAGTGTAGTTTTGGAGAAACAGTTTAATTAGGCTCTTCTATTGATAAGCAATTTAAATTTAGGCTTCATTTGGAAAACCACAATGGCTAAGTTGGTTGAGAGTCGAGGAAGTCAAATTGTTGAGCTGTTTCATATACTTTATGACTTGTTTTCAAAATCCATCATAAGTGATTTTATTGAAATAAGTTGAAATTAACTCACACGTTCATTAGTTCTTCCAAACACTTGTGTAAGggtttatcattatataagctcaattattttttctattttgttatgatttttacAGTGAATGTAAACATTTTTCATGTAATACATGACAAAGTTAGGAGGAGCACAAGTGTTCTAGAGGAGTAAAGACAAATAATTCTCCtaaataaaattgtgataaaaaatGCCTTTGCAATCCAAAACGACTAGAAAATGAAGCAGTTGTACTACTATTGTGATCTATATTGTCTTTAGATAGAAACTCCTCCAAACTAAAGTTGCGGAGTGTCTCAAAGGTGCAACAAAACTATCCATtgattagaatatttttttgcatatattagtactaaaaacTACATGCTTGAGGAGTTCCCAATTGTTGAAATTTTTCTAAG
This region of Vigna unguiculata cultivar IT97K-499-35 chromosome 5, ASM411807v1, whole genome shotgun sequence genomic DNA includes:
- the LOC114185728 gene encoding uncharacterized protein LOC114185728; amino-acid sequence: MSLLSRIRHCLPHGLCRQTFQPTVVRLNSSNINVFSRNFGQPARKEEEDVEEVEIDQRSLPADFDPATFDPDDHRGPPSERVFRLVDEIASLTVAEAAELGLVLMKKMGVKEMPNVGFMKAGAGNLAGMAAKAPAAAKEEQKPEKTVFELKLESYEAASKIKIIKEVRGFTDLGLKEAKDLVEKTPSVIKKGVSKEEGEKIMEKLKALGAKVVME